Proteins from a single region of Oreochromis niloticus isolate F11D_XX linkage group LG7, O_niloticus_UMD_NMBU, whole genome shotgun sequence:
- the tpm1 gene encoding tropomyosin alpha-1 chain isoform X8: MDAIKKKMQMLKLDKENALDRAEQAESDKKAAEDRSKQLEDDLVALQKKLKGTEDELDKYSEALKDAQEKLELAEKKATDAEGEVASLNRRIQLVEEELDRAQERLATALTKLEEAEKAADESERGMKVIENRAMKDEEKMELQEIQLKEAKHIAEEADRKYEEVARKLVIIEGDLERTEERAELSEGRARRVEDELRVLEQSMKSLDSTVLQYSQKEDKYEEEIKVLTDKLKEAETRAEFAERSVAKLEKTIDDLEEKVSQAKEENLEMHQMLDQTLMELNNL, encoded by the exons ATGGATGCCATTAAGAAGAAGATGCAGATGCTCAAGCTCGACAAGGAGAATGCCTTGGACAGAGCTGAGCAGGCCGAGTCAGACAAGAAAGCAGCAGAGGACAGAAGCAAACAG CTTGAGGACGATTTGGTAGCTCTGCAGAAGAAACTGAAGGGAACTGAGGATGAGTTGGACAAGTACTCTGAGGCTCTTAAAGATGCCCAGGAGAAACTTGAGCTGGCTGAGAAGAAAGCCACCGAT GCTGAGGGAGAGGTCGCTTCCCTTAACAGACGTATCCAGCTGGTTGAGGAGGAGTTGGATCGTGCTCAGGAGCGTCTGGCCACTGCTCTGACCAAGCTGGAGGAGGCTGAGAAGGCTGCTGATGAGAGTGAGAG AGGCATGAAGGTCATTGAGAACAGGGCCATGAAGGATGAGGagaagatggagctgcaggaGATCCAGCTGAAAGAGGCCAAACACATCGCTGAGGAGGCTGACCGCAAATATGAGGAG GTTGCCCGTAAACTGGTCATCATTGAGGGTGATCTGGAGCGTACAGAGGAGCGCGCCGAGCTGTCAGAAGG GCGTGCTCGAAGAGTGGAGGATGAGCTAAGGGTTTTGGAGCAAAGCATGAAATCACTAGACTCCACAGTCTTACAG TACTCACAGAAGGAGGACAAGTATGAGGAGGAGATCAAGGTCCTCACTGACAAGCTGAAGGAG GCTGAGACTCGTGCTGAGTTCGCTGAGAGATCAGTAGCCAAGCTTGAGAAGACCATTGATGACCTGGAAG AGAAAGTATCACAAGCTAAAGAAGAGAACCTCGAAATGCACCAGATGCTGGACCAGACTCTAATGGAACTGAATAATTTGTGA
- the tpm1 gene encoding tropomyosin alpha-1 chain isoform X6 encodes MDAIKKKMQMLKLDKENALDRAEQAESDKKAAEDRSKQLDDDIREMEKKLRITEDERDKVLEEFQKAEEKLLTAEEVATKAEGEVASLNRRIQLVEEELDRAQERLATALTKLEEAEKAADESERGMKVIENRAMKDEEKMELQEIQLKEAKHIAEEADRKYEEVARKLVIIEGDLERTEERAELSEGKCSELEEELKTVTNNLKSLEAQAEKYSQKEDKYEEEIKVLTDKLKEAETRAEFAERSVAKLEKTIDDLEEKVSQAKEENLEMHQMLDQTLMELNNL; translated from the exons ATGGATGCCATTAAGAAGAAGATGCAGATGCTCAAGCTCGACAAGGAGAATGCCTTGGACAGAGCTGAGCAGGCCGAGTCAGACAAGAAAGCAGCAGAGGACAGAAGCAAACAG TTAGATGACGATATAAGAGAGATGGAAAAGAAATTGCGTATAACTGAGGACGAAAGAGATAAAGTGCTTGAGGAGTTCCAAAAAGCTGAAGAAAAGCTGCTGACTGCTGAGGAGGTCGCCACCAAG GCTGAGGGAGAGGTCGCTTCCCTTAACAGACGTATCCAGCTGGTTGAGGAGGAGTTGGATCGTGCTCAGGAGCGTCTGGCCACTGCTCTGACCAAGCTGGAGGAGGCTGAGAAGGCTGCTGATGAGAGTGAGAG AGGCATGAAGGTCATTGAGAACAGGGCCATGAAGGATGAGGagaagatggagctgcaggaGATCCAGCTGAAAGAGGCCAAACACATCGCTGAGGAGGCTGACCGCAAATATGAGGAG GTTGCCCGTAAACTGGTCATCATTGAGGGTGATCTGGAGCGTACAGAGGAGCGCGCCGAGCTGTCAGAAGG CAAATGCTCTGAGCTTGAGGAAGAGTTGAAAACTGTGACCAACAACCTGAAGTCACTGGAGGCACAGGCTGAGAAG TACTCACAGAAGGAGGACAAGTATGAGGAGGAGATCAAGGTCCTCACTGACAAGCTGAAGGAG GCTGAGACTCGTGCTGAGTTCGCTGAGAGATCAGTAGCCAAGCTTGAGAAGACCATTGATGACCTGGAAG AGAAAGTATCACAAGCTAAAGAAGAGAACCTCGAAATGCACCAGATGCTGGACCAGACTCTAATGGAACTGAATAATTTGTGA
- the tpm1 gene encoding tropomyosin alpha-1 chain isoform X4: protein MDAIKKKMQMLKLDKENALDRAEQAESDKKAAEDRSKQLDDDIREMEKKLRITEDERDKVLEEFQKAEEKLLTAEEVATKAEGEVASLNRRIQLVEEELDRAQERLATALTKLEEAEKAADESERGMKVIENRAMKDEEKMELQEIQLKEAKHIAEEADRKYEEVARKLVIIEGDLERTEERAELSEGKCSELEEELKTVTNNLKSLEAQAEKYSQKEDKYEEEIKVLTDKLKEAETRAEFAERSVAKLEKTIDDLEDELYAQKLKYKAISEELDHALNDMTSM, encoded by the exons ATGGATGCCATTAAGAAGAAGATGCAGATGCTCAAGCTCGACAAGGAGAATGCCTTGGACAGAGCTGAGCAGGCCGAGTCAGACAAGAAAGCAGCAGAGGACAGAAGCAAACAG TTAGATGACGATATAAGAGAGATGGAAAAGAAATTGCGTATAACTGAGGACGAAAGAGATAAAGTGCTTGAGGAGTTCCAAAAAGCTGAAGAAAAGCTGCTGACTGCTGAGGAGGTCGCCACCAAG GCTGAGGGAGAGGTCGCTTCCCTTAACAGACGTATCCAGCTGGTTGAGGAGGAGTTGGATCGTGCTCAGGAGCGTCTGGCCACTGCTCTGACCAAGCTGGAGGAGGCTGAGAAGGCTGCTGATGAGAGTGAGAG AGGCATGAAGGTCATTGAGAACAGGGCCATGAAGGATGAGGagaagatggagctgcaggaGATCCAGCTGAAAGAGGCCAAACACATCGCTGAGGAGGCTGACCGCAAATATGAGGAG GTTGCCCGTAAACTGGTCATCATTGAGGGTGATCTGGAGCGTACAGAGGAGCGCGCCGAGCTGTCAGAAGG CAAATGCTCTGAGCTTGAGGAAGAGTTGAAAACTGTGACCAACAACCTGAAGTCACTGGAGGCACAGGCTGAGAAG TACTCACAGAAGGAGGACAAGTATGAGGAGGAGATCAAGGTCCTCACTGACAAGCTGAAGGAG GCTGAGACTCGTGCTGAGTTCGCTGAGAGATCAGTAGCCAAGCTTGAGAAGACCATTGATGACCTGGAAG ATGAGTTGTATGCCCAGAAACTGAAGTACAAGGCCATCAGCGAGGAGCTGGACCACGCCCTCAACGACATGACTTCCATGTAA
- the tpm1 gene encoding tropomyosin alpha-1 chain isoform X2 translates to MDAIKKKMQMLKLDKENALDRAEQAESDKKAAEDRSKQLDDDIREMEKKLRITEDERDKVLEEFQKAEEKLLTAEEVATKAEGEVASLNRRIQLVEEELDRAQERLATALTKLEEAEKAADESERGMKVIENRAMKDEEKMELQEIQLKEAKHIAEEADRKYEEVARKLVIIEGDLERTEERAELSEGKCSELEEELKTVTNNLKSLEAQAEKYSQKEDKYEEEIKVLTDKLKEAETRAEFAERSVAKLEKTIDDLEDELYAQKLKYKAISEELDHALNDMTSI, encoded by the exons ATGGATGCCATTAAGAAGAAGATGCAGATGCTCAAGCTCGACAAGGAGAATGCCTTGGACAGAGCTGAGCAGGCCGAGTCAGACAAGAAAGCAGCAGAGGACAGAAGCAAACAG TTAGATGACGATATAAGAGAGATGGAAAAGAAATTGCGTATAACTGAGGACGAAAGAGATAAAGTGCTTGAGGAGTTCCAAAAAGCTGAAGAAAAGCTGCTGACTGCTGAGGAGGTCGCCACCAAG GCTGAGGGAGAGGTCGCTTCCCTTAACAGACGTATCCAGCTGGTTGAGGAGGAGTTGGATCGTGCTCAGGAGCGTCTGGCCACTGCTCTGACCAAGCTGGAGGAGGCTGAGAAGGCTGCTGATGAGAGTGAGAG AGGCATGAAGGTCATTGAGAACAGGGCCATGAAGGATGAGGagaagatggagctgcaggaGATCCAGCTGAAAGAGGCCAAACACATCGCTGAGGAGGCTGACCGCAAATATGAGGAG GTTGCCCGTAAACTGGTCATCATTGAGGGTGATCTGGAGCGTACAGAGGAGCGCGCCGAGCTGTCAGAAGG CAAATGCTCTGAGCTTGAGGAAGAGTTGAAAACTGTGACCAACAACCTGAAGTCACTGGAGGCACAGGCTGAGAAG TACTCACAGAAGGAGGACAAGTATGAGGAGGAGATCAAGGTCCTCACTGACAAGCTGAAGGAG GCTGAGACTCGTGCTGAGTTCGCTGAGAGATCAGTAGCCAAGCTTGAGAAGACCATTGATGACCTGGAAG ATGAGTTGTATGCCCAGAAACTGAAGTACAAGGCCATCAGCGAGGAGCTGGACCACGCCCTCAACGACATGACTTCCAT ATAA
- the tpm1 gene encoding tropomyosin alpha-1 chain isoform X7, whose product MDAIKKKMQMLKLDKENALDRAEQAESDKKAAEDRSKQLEDDLVALQKKLKGTEDELDKYSEALKDAQEKLELAEKKATDAEGEVASLNRRIQLVEEELDRAQERLATALTKLEEAEKAADESERGMKVIENRAMKDEEKMELQEIQLKEAKHIAEEADRKYEEVARKLVIIEGDLERTEERAELSEGRARRVEDELRVLEQSMKSLDSTVLQYSQKEDKYEEEIKVLTDKLKEAETRAEFAERSVAKLEKTIDDLEDELYAQKLKYKAISEELDHALNDMTSM is encoded by the exons ATGGATGCCATTAAGAAGAAGATGCAGATGCTCAAGCTCGACAAGGAGAATGCCTTGGACAGAGCTGAGCAGGCCGAGTCAGACAAGAAAGCAGCAGAGGACAGAAGCAAACAG CTTGAGGACGATTTGGTAGCTCTGCAGAAGAAACTGAAGGGAACTGAGGATGAGTTGGACAAGTACTCTGAGGCTCTTAAAGATGCCCAGGAGAAACTTGAGCTGGCTGAGAAGAAAGCCACCGAT GCTGAGGGAGAGGTCGCTTCCCTTAACAGACGTATCCAGCTGGTTGAGGAGGAGTTGGATCGTGCTCAGGAGCGTCTGGCCACTGCTCTGACCAAGCTGGAGGAGGCTGAGAAGGCTGCTGATGAGAGTGAGAG AGGCATGAAGGTCATTGAGAACAGGGCCATGAAGGATGAGGagaagatggagctgcaggaGATCCAGCTGAAAGAGGCCAAACACATCGCTGAGGAGGCTGACCGCAAATATGAGGAG GTTGCCCGTAAACTGGTCATCATTGAGGGTGATCTGGAGCGTACAGAGGAGCGCGCCGAGCTGTCAGAAGG GCGTGCTCGAAGAGTGGAGGATGAGCTAAGGGTTTTGGAGCAAAGCATGAAATCACTAGACTCCACAGTCTTACAG TACTCACAGAAGGAGGACAAGTATGAGGAGGAGATCAAGGTCCTCACTGACAAGCTGAAGGAG GCTGAGACTCGTGCTGAGTTCGCTGAGAGATCAGTAGCCAAGCTTGAGAAGACCATTGATGACCTGGAAG ATGAGTTGTATGCCCAGAAACTGAAGTACAAGGCCATCAGCGAGGAGCTGGACCACGCCCTCAACGACATGACTTCCATGTAA
- the tpm1 gene encoding tropomyosin alpha-1 chain isoform X5, translating into MDAIKKKMQMLKLDKENALDRAEQAESDKKAAEDRSKQLEDDLVALQKKLKGTEDELDKYSEALKDAQEKLELAEKKATDAEGEVASLNRRIQLVEEELDRAQERLATALTKLEEAEKAADESERGMKVIENRAMKDEEKMELQEIQLKEAKHIAEEADRKYEEVARKLVIIEGDLERTEERAELSEGRARRVEDELRVLEQSMKSLDSTVLQYSQKEDKYEEEIKVLTDKLKEAETRAEFAERSVAKLEKTIDDLEDELYAQKLKYKAISEELDHALNDMTSI; encoded by the exons ATGGATGCCATTAAGAAGAAGATGCAGATGCTCAAGCTCGACAAGGAGAATGCCTTGGACAGAGCTGAGCAGGCCGAGTCAGACAAGAAAGCAGCAGAGGACAGAAGCAAACAG CTTGAGGACGATTTGGTAGCTCTGCAGAAGAAACTGAAGGGAACTGAGGATGAGTTGGACAAGTACTCTGAGGCTCTTAAAGATGCCCAGGAGAAACTTGAGCTGGCTGAGAAGAAAGCCACCGAT GCTGAGGGAGAGGTCGCTTCCCTTAACAGACGTATCCAGCTGGTTGAGGAGGAGTTGGATCGTGCTCAGGAGCGTCTGGCCACTGCTCTGACCAAGCTGGAGGAGGCTGAGAAGGCTGCTGATGAGAGTGAGAG AGGCATGAAGGTCATTGAGAACAGGGCCATGAAGGATGAGGagaagatggagctgcaggaGATCCAGCTGAAAGAGGCCAAACACATCGCTGAGGAGGCTGACCGCAAATATGAGGAG GTTGCCCGTAAACTGGTCATCATTGAGGGTGATCTGGAGCGTACAGAGGAGCGCGCCGAGCTGTCAGAAGG GCGTGCTCGAAGAGTGGAGGATGAGCTAAGGGTTTTGGAGCAAAGCATGAAATCACTAGACTCCACAGTCTTACAG TACTCACAGAAGGAGGACAAGTATGAGGAGGAGATCAAGGTCCTCACTGACAAGCTGAAGGAG GCTGAGACTCGTGCTGAGTTCGCTGAGAGATCAGTAGCCAAGCTTGAGAAGACCATTGATGACCTGGAAG ATGAGTTGTATGCCCAGAAACTGAAGTACAAGGCCATCAGCGAGGAGCTGGACCACGCCCTCAACGACATGACTTCCAT ATAA
- the tpm1 gene encoding tropomyosin alpha-1 chain isoform X3: MDAIKKKMQMLKLDKENALDRAEQAESDKKAAEDRSKQLEDDLVALQKKLKGTEDELDKYSEALKDAQEKLELAEKKATDAEGEVASLNRRIQLVEEELDRAQERLATALTKLEEAEKAADESERGMKVIENRAMKDEEKMELQEIQLKEAKHIAEEADRKYEEVARKLVIIEGDLERTEERAELSEGKCSELEEELKTVTNNLKSLEAQAEKYSQKEDKYEEEIKVLTDKLKEAETRAEFAERSVAKLEKTIDDLEEKVSQAKEENLEMHQMLDQTLMELNNL, encoded by the exons ATGGATGCCATTAAGAAGAAGATGCAGATGCTCAAGCTCGACAAGGAGAATGCCTTGGACAGAGCTGAGCAGGCCGAGTCAGACAAGAAAGCAGCAGAGGACAGAAGCAAACAG CTTGAGGACGATTTGGTAGCTCTGCAGAAGAAACTGAAGGGAACTGAGGATGAGTTGGACAAGTACTCTGAGGCTCTTAAAGATGCCCAGGAGAAACTTGAGCTGGCTGAGAAGAAAGCCACCGAT GCTGAGGGAGAGGTCGCTTCCCTTAACAGACGTATCCAGCTGGTTGAGGAGGAGTTGGATCGTGCTCAGGAGCGTCTGGCCACTGCTCTGACCAAGCTGGAGGAGGCTGAGAAGGCTGCTGATGAGAGTGAGAG AGGCATGAAGGTCATTGAGAACAGGGCCATGAAGGATGAGGagaagatggagctgcaggaGATCCAGCTGAAAGAGGCCAAACACATCGCTGAGGAGGCTGACCGCAAATATGAGGAG GTTGCCCGTAAACTGGTCATCATTGAGGGTGATCTGGAGCGTACAGAGGAGCGCGCCGAGCTGTCAGAAGG CAAATGCTCTGAGCTTGAGGAAGAGTTGAAAACTGTGACCAACAACCTGAAGTCACTGGAGGCACAGGCTGAGAAG TACTCACAGAAGGAGGACAAGTATGAGGAGGAGATCAAGGTCCTCACTGACAAGCTGAAGGAG GCTGAGACTCGTGCTGAGTTCGCTGAGAGATCAGTAGCCAAGCTTGAGAAGACCATTGATGACCTGGAAG AGAAAGTATCACAAGCTAAAGAAGAGAACCTCGAAATGCACCAGATGCTGGACCAGACTCTAATGGAACTGAATAATTTGTGA
- the tpm1 gene encoding tropomyosin alpha-1 chain isoform X1, which produces MDAIKKKMQMLKLDKENALDRAEQAESDKKAAEDRSKQLEDDLVALQKKLKGTEDELDKYSEALKDAQEKLELAEKKATDAEGEVASLNRRIQLVEEELDRAQERLATALTKLEEAEKAADESERGMKVIENRAMKDEEKMELQEIQLKEAKHIAEEADRKYEEVARKLVIIEGDLERTEERAELSEGKCSELEEELKTVTNNLKSLEAQAEKYSQKEDKYEEEIKVLTDKLKEAETRAEFAERSVAKLEKTIDDLEDELYAQKLKYKAISEELDHALNDMTSI; this is translated from the exons ATGGATGCCATTAAGAAGAAGATGCAGATGCTCAAGCTCGACAAGGAGAATGCCTTGGACAGAGCTGAGCAGGCCGAGTCAGACAAGAAAGCAGCAGAGGACAGAAGCAAACAG CTTGAGGACGATTTGGTAGCTCTGCAGAAGAAACTGAAGGGAACTGAGGATGAGTTGGACAAGTACTCTGAGGCTCTTAAAGATGCCCAGGAGAAACTTGAGCTGGCTGAGAAGAAAGCCACCGAT GCTGAGGGAGAGGTCGCTTCCCTTAACAGACGTATCCAGCTGGTTGAGGAGGAGTTGGATCGTGCTCAGGAGCGTCTGGCCACTGCTCTGACCAAGCTGGAGGAGGCTGAGAAGGCTGCTGATGAGAGTGAGAG AGGCATGAAGGTCATTGAGAACAGGGCCATGAAGGATGAGGagaagatggagctgcaggaGATCCAGCTGAAAGAGGCCAAACACATCGCTGAGGAGGCTGACCGCAAATATGAGGAG GTTGCCCGTAAACTGGTCATCATTGAGGGTGATCTGGAGCGTACAGAGGAGCGCGCCGAGCTGTCAGAAGG CAAATGCTCTGAGCTTGAGGAAGAGTTGAAAACTGTGACCAACAACCTGAAGTCACTGGAGGCACAGGCTGAGAAG TACTCACAGAAGGAGGACAAGTATGAGGAGGAGATCAAGGTCCTCACTGACAAGCTGAAGGAG GCTGAGACTCGTGCTGAGTTCGCTGAGAGATCAGTAGCCAAGCTTGAGAAGACCATTGATGACCTGGAAG ATGAGTTGTATGCCCAGAAACTGAAGTACAAGGCCATCAGCGAGGAGCTGGACCACGCCCTCAACGACATGACTTCCAT ATAA
- the tpm1 gene encoding tropomyosin alpha-1 chain isoform X11, which yields MAGVTSLDAVKRKIKSLQEQADGAEDRAERLQKELLAHRKARDQAEGEVASLNRRIQLVEEELDRAQERLATALTKLEEAEKAADESERGMKVIENRAMKDEEKMELQEIQLKEAKHIAEEADRKYEEVARKLVIIEGDLERTEERAELSEGRARRVEDELRVLEQSMKSLDSTVLQYSQKEDKYEEEIKVLTDKLKEAETRAEFAERSVAKLEKTIDDLEEKVSQAKEENLEMHQMLDQTLMELNNL from the exons ATGGCAGGAGTGACATCGCTGGATGCAGTGAAACGAAAGATCAAATCCTTACAAGAGCAGGCAGACGGTGCTGAAGACAGAGCCGAGAGATTACAGAAGGAGTTGCTTGCGCACAGGAAAGCCAGGGACCAA GCTGAGGGAGAGGTCGCTTCCCTTAACAGACGTATCCAGCTGGTTGAGGAGGAGTTGGATCGTGCTCAGGAGCGTCTGGCCACTGCTCTGACCAAGCTGGAGGAGGCTGAGAAGGCTGCTGATGAGAGTGAGAG AGGCATGAAGGTCATTGAGAACAGGGCCATGAAGGATGAGGagaagatggagctgcaggaGATCCAGCTGAAAGAGGCCAAACACATCGCTGAGGAGGCTGACCGCAAATATGAGGAG GTTGCCCGTAAACTGGTCATCATTGAGGGTGATCTGGAGCGTACAGAGGAGCGCGCCGAGCTGTCAGAAGG GCGTGCTCGAAGAGTGGAGGATGAGCTAAGGGTTTTGGAGCAAAGCATGAAATCACTAGACTCCACAGTCTTACAG TACTCACAGAAGGAGGACAAGTATGAGGAGGAGATCAAGGTCCTCACTGACAAGCTGAAGGAG GCTGAGACTCGTGCTGAGTTCGCTGAGAGATCAGTAGCCAAGCTTGAGAAGACCATTGATGACCTGGAAG AGAAAGTATCACAAGCTAAAGAAGAGAACCTCGAAATGCACCAGATGCTGGACCAGACTCTAATGGAACTGAATAATTTGTGA
- the tpm1 gene encoding tropomyosin alpha-1 chain isoform X10 — translation MAGVTSLDAVKRKIKSLQEQADGAEDRAERLQKELLAHRKARDQAEGEVASLNRRIQLVEEELDRAQERLATALTKLEEAEKAADESERGMKVIENRAMKDEEKMELQEIQLKEAKHIAEEADRKYEEVARKLVIIEGDLERTEERAELSEGKCSELEEELKTVTNNLKSLEAQAEKYSQKEDKYEEEIKVLTDKLKEAETRAEFAERSVAKLEKTIDDLEEKVSQAKEENLEMHQMLDQTLMELNNL, via the exons ATGGCAGGAGTGACATCGCTGGATGCAGTGAAACGAAAGATCAAATCCTTACAAGAGCAGGCAGACGGTGCTGAAGACAGAGCCGAGAGATTACAGAAGGAGTTGCTTGCGCACAGGAAAGCCAGGGACCAA GCTGAGGGAGAGGTCGCTTCCCTTAACAGACGTATCCAGCTGGTTGAGGAGGAGTTGGATCGTGCTCAGGAGCGTCTGGCCACTGCTCTGACCAAGCTGGAGGAGGCTGAGAAGGCTGCTGATGAGAGTGAGAG AGGCATGAAGGTCATTGAGAACAGGGCCATGAAGGATGAGGagaagatggagctgcaggaGATCCAGCTGAAAGAGGCCAAACACATCGCTGAGGAGGCTGACCGCAAATATGAGGAG GTTGCCCGTAAACTGGTCATCATTGAGGGTGATCTGGAGCGTACAGAGGAGCGCGCCGAGCTGTCAGAAGG CAAATGCTCTGAGCTTGAGGAAGAGTTGAAAACTGTGACCAACAACCTGAAGTCACTGGAGGCACAGGCTGAGAAG TACTCACAGAAGGAGGACAAGTATGAGGAGGAGATCAAGGTCCTCACTGACAAGCTGAAGGAG GCTGAGACTCGTGCTGAGTTCGCTGAGAGATCAGTAGCCAAGCTTGAGAAGACCATTGATGACCTGGAAG AGAAAGTATCACAAGCTAAAGAAGAGAACCTCGAAATGCACCAGATGCTGGACCAGACTCTAATGGAACTGAATAATTTGTGA
- the tpm1 gene encoding tropomyosin alpha-1 chain isoform X9 has protein sequence MAGVTSLDAVKRKIKSLQEQADGAEDRAERLQKELLAHRKARDQAEGEVASLNRRIQLVEEELDRAQERLATALTKLEEAEKAADESERGMKVIENRAMKDEEKMELQEIQLKEAKHIAEEADRKYEEVARKLVIIEGDLERTEERAELSEGKCSELEEELKTVTNNLKSLEAQAEKYSQKEDKYEEEIKVLTDKLKEAETRAEFAERSVAKLEKTIDDLEDELYAQKLKYKAISEELDHALNDMTSI, from the exons ATGGCAGGAGTGACATCGCTGGATGCAGTGAAACGAAAGATCAAATCCTTACAAGAGCAGGCAGACGGTGCTGAAGACAGAGCCGAGAGATTACAGAAGGAGTTGCTTGCGCACAGGAAAGCCAGGGACCAA GCTGAGGGAGAGGTCGCTTCCCTTAACAGACGTATCCAGCTGGTTGAGGAGGAGTTGGATCGTGCTCAGGAGCGTCTGGCCACTGCTCTGACCAAGCTGGAGGAGGCTGAGAAGGCTGCTGATGAGAGTGAGAG AGGCATGAAGGTCATTGAGAACAGGGCCATGAAGGATGAGGagaagatggagctgcaggaGATCCAGCTGAAAGAGGCCAAACACATCGCTGAGGAGGCTGACCGCAAATATGAGGAG GTTGCCCGTAAACTGGTCATCATTGAGGGTGATCTGGAGCGTACAGAGGAGCGCGCCGAGCTGTCAGAAGG CAAATGCTCTGAGCTTGAGGAAGAGTTGAAAACTGTGACCAACAACCTGAAGTCACTGGAGGCACAGGCTGAGAAG TACTCACAGAAGGAGGACAAGTATGAGGAGGAGATCAAGGTCCTCACTGACAAGCTGAAGGAG GCTGAGACTCGTGCTGAGTTCGCTGAGAGATCAGTAGCCAAGCTTGAGAAGACCATTGATGACCTGGAAG ATGAGTTGTATGCCCAGAAACTGAAGTACAAGGCCATCAGCGAGGAGCTGGACCACGCCCTCAACGACATGACTTCCAT ATAA